In a genomic window of Apteryx mantelli isolate bAptMan1 chromosome 2, bAptMan1.hap1, whole genome shotgun sequence:
- the ZBTB47 gene encoding zinc finger and BTB domain-containing protein 47 isoform X1, producing the protein MLIVEKTTDYPSAEYSLVEDVALHFTCLMDRLNEQRLFQPDLCDVDIVLVQQKSIFPAHKGVLAAYSQFFHSLFTQNKQLQRVELSLEALTSQGLQQILNFIYTSKLLVNSCNVQDVLNAAAVLQMNNIASSCQDLLDTRSLSLAMASDMALPPEGCANAVPPPYYCEIKQEVDAPHPKIYAREGNDPYSVRVEDGAGGGTLPAVPAKQYYKEEKDGGPAAVCKMEGEESEEDLDSQGSYNREQIIVEVNLNNQTLNVSKGMEGKPAASEAAAAAATVMGRPDGDGRDTEEDGEEENEEGEEEEEEEEDAEVGEEEEEEHSEEEDLEETTEEEEEEDDDEDASEVKREKSGQPRRASRASKATKSAMATRSQEMAKVEEDEEEEEEGQRGRKRKKEQDGLGQKVKLEEKQHYPCKKCPRVFNNRWYLEKHMNVTHSRMQICDKCGKRFLLESELLLHHQTDCEKNIQCVTCGKGFKKLWSLHEHNKIVHGYAEKKFSCEICEKKFYTMAHVRKHMVAHTKDMPFTCETCGKSFKRSMSLKVHSLQHSGEKPFKCENCNERFQYKYQLRSHMSIHIGHKQFMCQWCGKDFNMKQYFDEHMKTHTGEKPYICEICGKSFTSRPNMKRHRRTHTGEKPYPCDVCGQRFRFSNMLKAHKEKCFRVSNPLASDTAAANAANSGLAAPQPPAGSPQLPPGASPHAHPLPLPLLHPLPQSLPPPPHLPPPPPLFPAAAGRVNANNN; encoded by the exons ATG cTGATAGTTGAAAAGACAACTGACTACCCTTCGGCCGAGTACTCCCTGGTGGAGGATGTAGCCCTCCACTTCACGTGTTTGATGGACAGACTGAATGAGCAGCGCCTCTTTCAGCCGGACCTGTGCGACGTGGACATCGTGCTGGTGCAGCAGAAGAGCATCTTCCCGGCGCACAAGGGGGTCCTCGCTGCCTACAGCCAGTTCTTCCACTCCCTCTTCACCCAGAACAAGCAGCTGCAGCGCGTGGAGCTGTCGCTGGAGGCCCTGACCTCGCAAGGCCTCCAGCAGATCCTCAACTTCATCTACACCTCCAAGCTGCTGGTCAACTCCTGCAATGTGCAGGACGTGCTGAACGCGGCCGCCGTGCTGCAGATGAACAACATCGCCTCCTCCTGCCAGGACCTCCTCGACACCCGATCCCTGAGCTTGGCCATGGCCAGCGACATGGCCCTGCCTCCCGAGGGCTGTGCCAATGCCGTCCCCCCGCCCTACTACTGCGAGATCAAGCAAGAGGTGGATGCCCCACACCCCAAGATCTACGCCCGGGAAGGCAACGACCCCTACTCGGTGCGTGTGGAGGACGGGGCAGGTGGTGGGACGCTCCCTGCTGTGCCGGCCAAGCAGTACTACAAGGAGGAGAAGGACGGCGGTCCGGCCGCCGTCTGTAAGATGGAGGGCGAGGAGTCCGAGGAGGACCTGGACAGCCAGGGCTCGTACAACAGGGAGCAGATCATTGTGGAGGTGAACCTCAACAACCAGACCCTCAACGTCTCCAAAGGGATGGAGGGGAAGCCAGCCGCCAGCGAGGCTGCTGCCGCGGCCGCCACGGTCATGGGGCGGCCCGATGGCGATGGGCGCGACACCgaggaggatggggaagaggagaacgaggaaggggaggaggaggaggaagaggaggaggatgcggaggtgggggaggaggaggaggaagagcacagCGAGGAGGAAGACCTAGAGGAGACAacggaagaagaggaagaggaagatgatgatgaagatGCATCAGAGGTGAAAAGGGAAAAGAGTGGGCAGCCCCGCAGAGCCAGCCGAGCATCGAAAGCCACCAAATCTGCCATGGCCACCAGGTCCCAGGAGATGGCCAAGGTGGAAGAagacgaggaggaggaagaggaaggccagcgagggaggaagaggaagaaggagcaGGACGGGTTGGGCCAGAAGGTGAAGCTGGAGGAGAAACAGCACTACCCGTGCAAGAAGTGCCCCCGGGTCTTCAACAACCGCTGGTACCTGGAGAAGCACATGAACGTGACGCACAGCCGCATGCAGATCTGCGACAAATGCGGGAAGCGCTTCCTGCTCGAGAGCGAGTTGCTCCTGCACCACCAGACTGACTGCGAGAAGAACATCCAG TGCGTGACGTGCGGGAAGGGGTTCAAGAAGCTCTGGTCGCTCCACGAGCACAACAAAATTGTCCACGGCTACGCAGAGAAGAAGTTCTCCTGCGAGATCTGCGAGAAGAAGTTCTACACGATGGCCCACGTGCGGAAACACATGGTTG CTCATACCAAGGACATGCCGTTCACGTGCGAGACGTGCGGGAAGTCCTTCAAGCGCAGCATGTCCCTGAAAGTCCATTCGCTCCAGCACTCTGGGGAAAAGCCATTTAAATGTGAG AACTGCAACGAGCGCTTCCAGTACAAGTACCAGCTGCGCTCCCACATGAGCATCCACATCGGCCACAAGCAGTTCATGTGCCAGTGGTGCGGCAAGGACTTCAACATGAAGCAGTACTTCGACGAGCACATGAAGACGCACACGG GCGAGAAGCCCTACATCTGCGAGATCTGCGGCAAGAGCTTCACCAGCCGCCCCAACATGAAGCGGCACCGCCGGACccacacgggcgagaagccctacCCCTGCGACGTCTGCGGCCAGCGCTTCCGCTTCTCCAACATGCTCAAGGCGCACAAGGAGAAGTGCTTCCGCGTCAGCAACCCCTTGGCCTCGGACACGGCCGCCGCCAACGCCGCCAACAGCGGCCTGGCCGC